Proteins encoded together in one Actinomycetota bacterium window:
- a CDS encoding 4Fe-4S dicluster domain-containing protein — protein MIAGDAQVWRQRPSPCTLEGECHQGRRLLVAQAVPISEAAVDEEYRLLQERLNRNVTGAPGSDAMLRVLRLLFTPEDAHVARQLPQLVGLPTLAEKLETDPEQLGSHITSMAERGLLLDFERDGTRYVVATPVVIGFYEFTFMRPRPDAPMEEYAEAFNALFEDEDFVRSVFTETTQIGRSLVREEILPEGGTEILDWERATEVVRTAETVAVSLCPCRTDAGLRGEACDAPTRTCMTFGNSARIMIRAGIAEPITNDEGIEILNEAKAMGLAQTGDNVREEISYLCNCCGCCCGMMRSIKRYNIYDGIVPSNWLATVDHTKCRGCGLCAKACPVDAIDVVLTHGKGLRRNWSVVDPDRCLGCGVCYDACRWEARGMEPRKERPYIPTDMMERIAMMAIERGKLGDLLYDNIGSSLGRTVSHALSVIEQMTPWKAAMAVEPLRSKFLDKLVTQLRAKAPA, from the coding sequence ATGATCGCCGGAGATGCCCAGGTCTGGCGCCAACGACCCTCGCCGTGTACGCTCGAAGGAGAGTGCCACCAAGGACGGAGGCTGCTCGTGGCCCAAGCGGTGCCGATTTCGGAAGCCGCGGTCGACGAGGAGTACCGGCTGTTGCAGGAACGGCTCAACCGCAACGTCACCGGTGCCCCCGGCTCCGACGCGATGCTTCGCGTTCTGCGTCTCCTGTTCACACCGGAAGATGCCCACGTCGCCCGGCAGTTGCCCCAACTGGTCGGCCTGCCAACACTCGCCGAGAAGCTCGAAACCGACCCGGAACAGCTCGGTAGTCACATCACGTCGATGGCCGAACGTGGGCTCCTGCTCGACTTCGAGCGAGACGGTACGCGCTATGTGGTGGCGACTCCGGTGGTGATCGGCTTCTACGAGTTCACCTTCATGCGGCCGCGCCCCGACGCACCCATGGAGGAGTACGCCGAGGCGTTCAACGCTCTCTTCGAAGATGAGGATTTCGTCCGAAGTGTCTTCACGGAGACCACCCAGATCGGCCGATCCCTGGTCCGCGAGGAGATCCTTCCCGAAGGGGGGACCGAGATCCTCGATTGGGAGCGGGCCACCGAGGTAGTGCGAACCGCCGAGACGGTGGCCGTGAGCCTCTGCCCGTGCCGGACCGACGCCGGATTGCGCGGCGAGGCGTGCGATGCTCCGACCCGCACATGCATGACGTTCGGCAACTCGGCCCGGATCATGATCAGGGCCGGGATCGCGGAGCCCATCACAAACGATGAGGGGATAGAGATCCTCAATGAGGCCAAGGCGATGGGACTCGCCCAGACCGGCGACAACGTTCGCGAAGAGATCTCGTACCTGTGCAACTGCTGCGGATGCTGCTGCGGGATGATGCGCTCGATCAAGCGCTACAACATCTACGACGGCATCGTGCCGTCGAACTGGCTCGCGACCGTCGATCACACGAAGTGCCGTGGATGTGGACTCTGCGCCAAGGCCTGCCCGGTCGACGCCATCGACGTGGTGCTCACCCATGGCAAGGGCTTGAGGAGGAACTGGTCGGTGGTCGATCCGGATCGGTGCCTCGGGTGCGGTGTCTGCTACGACGCATGTCGATGGGAGGCCCGTGGCATGGAACCACGAAAAGAGCGACCGTACATCCCGACCGACATGATGGAGCGGATCGCGATGATGGCGATCGAGCGGGGGAAGCTCGGCGATCTGCTGTACGACAACATCGGCAGCAGCCTGGGCCGAACCGTCTCTCATGCGCTGTCGGTGATCGAGCAGATGACTCCGTGGAAAGCGGCGATGGCGGTCGAACCGCTGCGATCGAAGTTCCTCGACAAGCTGGTCACACAGCTCCGGGCGAAAGCTCCCGCATAG
- a CDS encoding formate acetyltransferase — MAGWQPSPEIQALYADHVESRAALGVERAIHYTEYWKSKAGKQSSSCLRNAEALAYHLERRSIRIYPGELIVGSHTEHRVGAICHIEKAGLFMLGDLFRFEKRAVNPLRLEPGAKRALLRSPIPYWLNRNVAMRSFPLRERLAYAKDQLRATSFVINEAGGVAHFLPDYEQLIRLGTDGLRAKVQERIDRGGLGADGLDYLEASLVALTAVEHFADRYRDEARHQGRDDIVEVLSHVPRRPARTLREALQLIWLFQLLIQVESLDQGISLGRMDQYLYPLLCEDKKDPGFDPDRVRDLFAAFCIKLSEIVPLFSERVTEYFAGLPTGQVVTVGGLDADGNDCTNELTYLLLDVMEGFKTRQPNWHARIGARSDEAYVKRVVEVVAGGGGSPALYNDDAIMPAMVERGVDASKVWNYATVGCVEPALQGESFTSSDAAIFNLAIGLELLLGGGRRLKRGEVRERPWLRQIRSTAELLKQLEEQTDERILGMKHSLDAIERTNARFFPTPLSSLTVGGCIENATDSTRGGAWYNASGIQGVGVADLANSLAVIEKLVFQDEKCTLEDLANACATDFDGQEALRARALKIAAFGNDDPLVDDLANEVVSMFDRCISRHTNTRGGRWMPGFYSMTCHQGFGKQTAALPSGRLSGRPLADGLAPVDGSDRLGPTASLNSVARLDQRRFGNGINLNIKFDSAMVVGRKGRVALEALIRGYFAQGGMQLQINVLDVDILEQAMRDPDSHRNLLVRISGYCAYFVDLTPGMQQELIDRTRHRT, encoded by the coding sequence GTGGCGGGCTGGCAGCCATCACCCGAGATTCAGGCTCTCTATGCGGATCATGTCGAGAGTCGGGCCGCGCTCGGCGTCGAGCGTGCGATTCACTACACGGAGTATTGGAAGAGCAAGGCAGGCAAACAAAGCTCCTCGTGCCTCCGGAACGCCGAAGCGCTGGCCTACCACCTGGAACGACGTTCGATCCGGATCTACCCGGGTGAGCTGATCGTCGGTTCCCATACGGAGCATCGGGTCGGCGCCATTTGTCACATCGAGAAGGCCGGCTTGTTCATGCTGGGGGATCTCTTCCGTTTCGAGAAGCGAGCGGTGAATCCACTCCGTTTGGAGCCGGGCGCCAAGAGAGCGCTCCTTCGCTCTCCGATTCCCTACTGGCTCAATCGCAATGTGGCCATGCGCTCCTTCCCGCTTCGCGAGAGGCTTGCGTACGCCAAAGACCAGCTCCGTGCCACGTCTTTCGTCATCAACGAGGCCGGAGGCGTGGCCCACTTCCTGCCCGACTACGAACAGCTCATCCGGCTCGGCACCGACGGCCTGCGGGCGAAGGTGCAGGAACGAATCGATCGGGGAGGGCTCGGTGCGGACGGGCTCGACTACCTCGAGGCAAGCCTCGTCGCCCTGACGGCAGTCGAACACTTCGCCGATCGGTACCGGGATGAGGCCCGGCACCAGGGACGAGACGACATCGTCGAGGTGCTCTCCCACGTCCCGCGCCGGCCGGCCCGGACCCTTCGGGAAGCGCTGCAATTGATCTGGTTGTTCCAACTGTTGATCCAGGTCGAGTCCCTCGATCAGGGCATCAGCCTCGGGCGCATGGACCAGTACCTGTATCCGCTCTTGTGTGAGGACAAGAAGGACCCCGGCTTCGACCCGGATCGGGTTCGTGACCTGTTTGCAGCCTTCTGCATCAAACTGTCGGAGATCGTCCCGCTCTTCTCCGAGCGCGTCACCGAGTACTTCGCCGGCCTGCCCACCGGGCAGGTCGTCACCGTCGGCGGTCTCGATGCCGATGGCAACGACTGCACCAACGAACTCACCTACCTGCTGCTGGATGTCATGGAGGGATTCAAGACCCGGCAACCCAACTGGCACGCCCGTATCGGCGCTCGGTCGGATGAAGCGTATGTGAAACGGGTTGTCGAAGTGGTGGCCGGTGGTGGGGGATCTCCGGCGCTCTACAACGACGACGCGATCATGCCCGCAATGGTCGAACGGGGAGTGGACGCTTCCAAAGTATGGAACTATGCGACGGTGGGTTGCGTGGAGCCGGCGCTGCAGGGAGAGAGTTTCACCTCCTCCGACGCGGCCATCTTCAACCTGGCGATCGGCCTCGAGCTTCTGCTGGGTGGCGGGCGTCGGCTGAAGCGGGGAGAGGTCCGTGAACGCCCCTGGTTACGCCAGATCCGATCCACGGCCGAGCTGCTGAAACAACTGGAAGAGCAGACCGACGAGCGAATCCTCGGGATGAAGCACTCGCTCGACGCCATCGAGAGGACCAACGCACGGTTCTTCCCAACTCCGCTGTCCTCGCTGACCGTCGGTGGGTGCATCGAGAACGCCACCGACTCCACTCGCGGCGGTGCCTGGTACAACGCCTCGGGGATCCAGGGGGTGGGCGTGGCCGACTTGGCGAACTCGCTCGCAGTAATCGAGAAGCTCGTCTTCCAGGATGAGAAGTGCACCTTGGAGGATCTCGCCAACGCCTGTGCGACAGACTTCGACGGCCAGGAGGCGTTGCGCGCCCGTGCCCTCAAGATCGCCGCCTTCGGCAACGACGACCCGCTGGTCGATGACCTGGCGAACGAAGTTGTCTCGATGTTCGATCGTTGCATCTCGCGGCACACCAACACACGCGGCGGACGCTGGATGCCGGGCTTCTACTCCATGACCTGCCACCAGGGTTTCGGCAAGCAGACGGCAGCTCTCCCGTCGGGCCGTCTCTCGGGACGTCCTCTGGCCGACGGTCTCGCACCGGTGGATGGCTCGGACCGGCTCGGCCCCACCGCCTCGCTCAACTCCGTGGCCAGGCTCGACCAGCGGCGCTTCGGCAACGGGATCAATCTCAATATCAAGTTCGACTCGGCAATGGTGGTGGGACGGAAAGGCCGCGTCGCCCTCGAAGCCCTGATCCGTGGCTACTTCGCCCAGGGCGGCATGCAACTCCAGATCAACGTACTCGATGTGGACATTCTGGAGCAGGCCATGCGGGATCCCGATAGCCACCGCAATCTGCTCGTGCGGATCTCGGGCTACTGCGCGTACTTCGTGGACCTCACCCCGGGCATGCAGCAGGAGTTGATCGACCGTACGCGACATCGGACGTGA
- a CDS encoding glycyl-radical enzyme activating protein, which yields MTEPTAPVFDVQRFSLHDGPGIRSLVFLKGCALHCPWCQNPESQAAQPVIAFYEDRCEESFECAAVCPNGSIRLEGFRVDYGRCDRCALCVDACAYGALRLIGETLTPQQLMARLLADRPYYESSGGGVTFTGGEPTLHHRFMKRVLELCKGAGVHTNLETAGTFSWETWEETLRLLDLIYFDLKILDSQLHERQLGGGFDRIMENAVKLVADGFPVEFRMALIPGFTDTQANIEAVVELLHVLGRKTIHLLAYHNMGEAKIDIIRGRQPKLGLARYSDERWHELRKTFELRGVEVPGVH from the coding sequence GTGACGGAACCAACGGCCCCGGTCTTCGACGTTCAGCGTTTCTCGCTCCACGACGGCCCCGGTATCCGATCCCTGGTCTTCCTCAAGGGCTGTGCCCTGCACTGCCCCTGGTGCCAGAATCCGGAATCGCAGGCGGCCCAACCGGTCATTGCCTTTTATGAAGATCGCTGTGAGGAGAGCTTCGAGTGCGCCGCGGTCTGTCCCAACGGGTCGATCCGGCTCGAAGGTTTCCGGGTCGACTACGGGCGCTGCGACCGGTGTGCGCTCTGCGTCGACGCCTGTGCGTACGGCGCGCTCCGGTTGATCGGTGAGACCCTCACGCCGCAACAGCTCATGGCACGGCTACTGGCGGATCGGCCCTACTACGAGAGCTCCGGCGGCGGGGTCACCTTCACCGGTGGTGAGCCGACACTTCACCACCGCTTCATGAAGCGCGTGCTCGAGCTCTGTAAGGGGGCCGGGGTTCATACGAATCTCGAGACCGCCGGGACCTTCTCGTGGGAGACGTGGGAGGAGACGCTTCGCTTACTGGATCTGATCTACTTCGATCTCAAGATCCTCGATTCGCAACTCCACGAACGGCAACTCGGCGGCGGTTTCGACAGGATCATGGAGAACGCCGTGAAGCTCGTCGCCGACGGGTTTCCGGTGGAGTTCCGGATGGCGCTGATCCCGGGTTTCACGGATACGCAGGCCAACATCGAAGCCGTCGTCGAACTCCTTCACGTGTTGGGACGGAAAACCATCCACCTGCTCGCCTACCACAACATGGGGGAGGCGAAGATCGACATCATCCGGGGAAGGCAACCCAAGCTCGGTCTTGCGCGCTACTCCGACGAACGTTGGCACGAGTTACGGAAGACCTTCGAGCTGCGCGGCGTCGAGGTGCCGGGAGTTCACTGA